The Paracoccus sp. MC1862 genome includes a window with the following:
- the trkA gene encoding Trk system potassium transporter TrkA has protein sequence MRIIICGAGQVGWQIARQLSGERHDVVLIDRDERLIQQVNDALDVRGIAGHASHPDVLDSAGAADCDLLIAATASDEVNIVSCEIAAALFSVPRRIARLRAPAYMRPEYADLYQAQNLSIDVVISPEQEVAAAALSRLDAPTTFDTETFMDGRVRLLAMALTDNCPILNTPLRHLDQTFWGLRAVVVGLRRGGRFFAPEPYDQLHAGDRAYVVTPEEDVARTLDIFGLPARPIRRVVLIGAGNIGRAVAHVLDNSPEVTLRLIEADRERAEVAAERLRRAVVLHGDGMSIDLMAEAGVPKADAVLTLTANDHVNILAAVRARQAGAGMVVALINDPSLLPLASSLGIDAQISPRAVTVSSILRHIRRGRVRDVYALGDAEAELIEAQVLPGSPLAGQAVRDLELPKGALIAAIEKPGALLKPRPDTRLDPGDLVLIFALSGDIEEVERLLQVSADWF, from the coding sequence ATGCGGATCATCATCTGCGGTGCTGGACAGGTCGGCTGGCAGATCGCGCGGCAGCTTTCGGGCGAGCGACACGACGTCGTGCTGATCGACCGCGACGAGCGGCTGATCCAGCAGGTCAACGACGCGCTGGACGTGCGGGGCATTGCCGGCCACGCCAGCCACCCCGACGTGCTGGACAGCGCCGGGGCCGCCGACTGCGACCTGCTGATCGCCGCCACCGCCAGCGACGAGGTCAACATCGTGTCGTGCGAGATCGCGGCGGCGCTGTTTTCCGTCCCCCGCCGAATCGCCCGGCTGCGGGCGCCGGCCTACATGCGGCCTGAATATGCCGATCTCTACCAGGCGCAGAACCTGTCCATCGACGTGGTCATCAGCCCCGAACAGGAGGTCGCCGCCGCGGCGCTCTCGCGGCTGGACGCGCCGACGACATTCGACACGGAAACCTTCATGGACGGGCGCGTGAGGCTGCTCGCCATGGCGCTGACGGACAACTGCCCGATCCTGAACACGCCGCTCAGGCATCTGGACCAGACCTTCTGGGGCTTGCGCGCCGTCGTGGTCGGGCTGCGGCGCGGCGGCCGGTTCTTCGCGCCCGAGCCGTATGACCAGTTGCACGCGGGCGACCGCGCCTATGTGGTCACGCCCGAGGAGGACGTGGCCCGCACCCTCGACATCTTCGGCCTGCCCGCGCGCCCGATCCGCCGGGTCGTCCTGATCGGCGCGGGCAACATCGGCCGCGCCGTGGCCCATGTTCTGGACAACAGCCCCGAGGTCACGCTGCGGCTGATCGAGGCCGACCGCGAGCGAGCCGAGGTCGCGGCCGAGCGGCTGCGCCGCGCGGTCGTGCTGCACGGCGACGGCATGTCGATCGACCTGATGGCCGAGGCGGGGGTGCCAAAGGCCGACGCGGTGCTGACGCTGACCGCCAACGACCATGTCAACATCCTTGCCGCCGTTCGGGCGCGGCAAGCGGGCGCTGGCATGGTGGTGGCTCTGATCAACGACCCCTCGCTGCTGCCCCTGGCCTCATCCCTCGGGATCGACGCCCAGATCAGCCCGCGTGCCGTCACCGTGTCGAGCATCCTGCGTCACATCCGCCGCGGTCGAGTCCGCGACGTCTATGCCTTGGGCGATGCCGAGGCCGAACTGATCGAGGCGCAGGTGCTGCCCGGCTCTCCGCTCGCCGGACAGGCGGTGCGCGACCTCGAACTGCCGAAAGGGGCGCTGATCGCCGCCATCGAGAAGCCCGGCGCGCTGCTGAAGCCGCGGCCCGACACCCGGCTGGACCCCGGCGACCTGGTGCTGATCTTTGCGCTGTCGGGCGACATCGAGGAGGTCGAGCGTCTGCTGCAGGTCTCGGCCGACTGGTTCTGA
- a CDS encoding potassium transporter TrkG: MGWLARLPVLVIAGLAVGLAMLIPAAHAEAIGDRRIAAIFAGSAAGALVLGAMLALATAATPASAPSRGVLGTLLGVYAGLPLVCAFPFALVMPDTGLFNAWWEMLSCLTTTGATLYAADLVAPTLHLWRGLVGWLGGLFILVAAIALMAPVRVGGFEIMDRATGADERFERLGGGSGLPPDRDHAAHLGDPALRLIRWGLAIAPLYAGATGALWLGLMMTGDHALNALIRAMGTLSTSGVGLDARPVGASGGMAAEALVAAFMLTALTRRAWPGGGELQVTRRLRHDPELRVAAGLVALVMLTLVLRPFIGAFLEDVQPVTTPEPAAPNLAGGLARAAGAAWGSLFTALSFLTTTGWTSMHWEGARAWAGLSAPGLMLAGLAIMGGGVATTAGGVKLLRVFALALHARRELDKIVHPASVAGGSPVIRRLRGPGAYLSFIFFMVFALSVVLTIALVSLRPVAFETATILSVAALTNTGHLAEAIPLTPVFDGSAGIAGAPWQGWAGLAPFTKAVLAAAMVAGRLEMLAILALLTPGAWQR; encoded by the coding sequence ATGGGCTGGCTAGCCCGCCTGCCCGTGCTGGTCATCGCCGGGCTGGCCGTTGGGCTGGCGATGCTGATTCCCGCCGCCCATGCCGAGGCCATCGGCGACCGCCGCATCGCCGCCATCTTCGCAGGCTCGGCCGCGGGCGCGCTGGTGCTGGGCGCGATGCTGGCGCTGGCGACGGCCGCCACGCCCGCCTCCGCGCCCTCGCGCGGGGTGCTGGGCACGCTTCTCGGCGTCTATGCCGGGCTGCCGCTGGTCTGCGCCTTCCCCTTTGCCCTGGTCATGCCCGACACCGGCCTGTTCAACGCCTGGTGGGAGATGCTGTCCTGCCTGACCACCACCGGCGCCACGCTTTATGCGGCCGACCTGGTAGCCCCGACGCTGCACCTGTGGCGCGGCCTCGTGGGCTGGCTGGGCGGGCTGTTCATCCTTGTCGCCGCGATCGCCCTTATGGCGCCGGTGCGCGTGGGCGGGTTCGAGATCATGGACCGCGCCACCGGCGCGGATGAACGGTTCGAGCGGCTGGGCGGCGGCTCCGGGCTGCCCCCGGACCGGGACCATGCCGCCCATCTCGGCGACCCGGCCTTGCGGCTGATCCGCTGGGGCCTTGCCATTGCGCCGCTTTACGCGGGTGCGACCGGGGCGCTGTGGCTGGGGCTGATGATGACCGGGGACCATGCGCTGAACGCGCTGATCCGCGCCATGGGGACCCTGTCCACCAGCGGCGTCGGCCTTGACGCGCGGCCCGTCGGCGCCAGCGGCGGCATGGCGGCCGAGGCGCTGGTCGCCGCCTTCATGCTGACCGCCCTGACCCGCCGCGCCTGGCCGGGCGGGGGCGAGTTGCAGGTCACCCGCCGCTTGCGCCACGATCCCGAGTTGCGCGTCGCCGCAGGACTGGTGGCGCTGGTGATGCTGACGCTGGTGCTGCGCCCTTTCATCGGCGCCTTCCTGGAAGACGTCCAGCCGGTGACCACGCCCGAGCCGGCGGCCCCGAACCTTGCCGGCGGGTTGGCCCGCGCGGCCGGGGCCGCCTGGGGCAGCCTGTTCACGGCGCTGTCGTTCCTGACCACGACCGGCTGGACCTCGATGCACTGGGAAGGGGCGCGGGCCTGGGCGGGGCTGTCGGCGCCGGGGCTGATGCTGGCGGGTCTGGCCATCATGGGGGGCGGCGTCGCCACCACCGCAGGGGGCGTCAAGCTGCTGCGGGTCTTTGCGCTGGCGCTGCATGCAAGGCGCGAACTGGACAAGATCGTCCACCCCGCCTCGGTCGCGGGCGGCAGTCCCGTGATCCGGCGGCTGAGGGGTCCGGGAGCCTACCTGTCCTTCATCTTTTTCATGGTTTTCGCACTGTCCGTCGTGCTGACCATCGCGCTGGTGTCATTGCGGCCCGTTGCCTTCGAGACGGCGACGATCCTCAGCGTCGCCGCCCTGACCAATACCGGCCATCTGGCCGAGGCGATCCCGCTGACCCCCGTTTTCGACGGCAGCGCCGGGATCGCGGGGGCGCCCTGGCAGGGCTGGGCCGGGCTTGCCCCCTTCACCAAGGCCGTGCTTGCGGCAGCCATGGTGGCCGGGCGGCTCGAGATGCTGGCGATTCTCGCCCTGCTGACTCCCGGCGCCTGGCAGCGCTGA
- the hfq gene encoding RNA chaperone Hfq, whose translation MAGDKQNLQDAFLNHVRKAKVPVTIFLINGVKLQGVITWFDNFCVLLRRDGQSQLVYKHAISTIMPGQPISLYEGED comes from the coding sequence ATGGCCGGCGACAAGCAGAACCTTCAAGACGCCTTCCTGAACCATGTCCGAAAGGCCAAGGTGCCGGTCACGATCTTCCTGATCAACGGCGTCAAGCTGCAGGGCGTCATTACCTGGTTCGACAATTTCTGCGTCCTGCTGCGCCGCGACGGCCAGTCGCAGCTGGTCTACAAGCACGCGATCTCGACCATCATGCCGGGCCAGCCCATCAGCCTGTACGAAGGCGAGGACTGA